One genomic region from Oryzias melastigma strain HK-1 linkage group LG19, ASM292280v2, whole genome shotgun sequence encodes:
- the gdf10b gene encoding growth/differentiation factor 10b: MASRLLHLLHLLHALLLLQRSGAHLHAAPRSDAPPDAERRVFTHESPDTLSASMFRLYESYSKEPQSRKGGNTVRSFGAVPRVLNGKDVFQFNLSSIPDSEVVLLASLHFLHKRPRHPQRPWRFRRPRHSSAGPAPVRLLFYGSSQNSALGNTTLASFTKGSWQTGDATAAVRHARDAKEPLMAVEFDVGSEAVQERPPPTGMPYMLVYADDTAIDEPNSVATTLQRYGPGGEDNSASRIRRELHLQTQTNHIPEVHFSNLKSQELWQNTYFPDKTKTGRKQGQVSGGGGAKPQVLSFDERTMKKARRRQWSEPRVCSRRYLRVDFADIGWSEWVLAPKSFDAYYCAGTCGFPIPKVARPSNHATIQSIVRAVGIVPGIPEPCCVPDKVSPLSVLFLDPDRNMVLKVYPGMAVETCACG; this comes from the exons ATGGCGAGCCggctcctccacctcctccacctcctccacgcgctgctgctcctgcagcgGAGCGGCGCTCACCTCCACGCAGCTCCGCGCTCCGACGCGCCTCCGGACGCGGAGCGGCGCGTCTTTACGCACGAGAGCCCGGACACGCTCTCCGCCAGCATGTTCCGGCTGTATGAGAGCTACAGCAAGGAGCCGCAGAGCCGCAAAGGCGGGAACACCGTGAGGAGCTTCGGAGCCGTCCCTA GAGTTTTAAACGGCAAAGACGTCTTCCAGTTCAACCTGTCCAGCATCCCGGACTCCGAGGTCGTCCTCCTCGCCTCTTTGCATTTTCTCCACAAGCGTCCTCGTCACCCCCAGAGGCCGTGGCGTTTCCGACGGCCTCGCCACTCCTCTGCCGGTCCCGCTCCCGTAAGACTCCTCTTCTACGGATCCTCCCAGAACTCGGCGTTGGGGAACACGACCCTTGCGTCTTTCACCAAAGGCTCGTGGCAGACAGGGGACGCCACGGCGGCGGTGAGACACGCTCGGGATGCCAAGGAGCCGCTGATGGCGGTGGAGTTTGACGTGGGGTCTGAGGCGGTGCAGGAGCGGCCCCCACCGACCGGCATGCCGTACATGTTGGTGTACGCCGACGACACAGCTATAGACGAGCCAAACAGCGTGGCCACGACGCTGCAGAGGTACGGGCCAGGCGGCGAGGACAATTCAGCGTCAAGGATCCGGAGAGAGCTCCACCTCCAGACTCAAACCAACCACATCCCAGAGGTGCATTTCAGCAACCTGAAGAGCCAGGAGCTCTGGCAGAACACCTACTTCCCGGATAAGACGAAAACGGGCCGGAAGCAGGGACAGGTGAGCGGCGGGGGCGGGGCCAAGCCCCAGGTGCTGAGCTTTGACGAACGGACCATGAAGAAGGCGAGGAGGAGGCAGTGGAGCGAGCCCAGAGTTTGCTCCAGGCGCTACCTGAGGGTCGACTTCGCTGACATCGGATGGAGCGAGTGGGTGTTGGCGCCCAAGTCCTTCGACGCCTACTACTGCGCCGGGACCTGCGGCTTCCCCATACCCAAA GTTGCACGGCCCTCCAACCACGCCACCATCCAGAGCATCGTCAGGGCGGTGGGCATCGTCCCCGGCATCCCCGAACCGTGCTGCGTTCCGGACAAGGTCAGCCCCCTCAGCGTTCTGTTCCTGGACCCGGACAGGAACATGGTGCTGAAGGTCTACCCCGGCATGGCGGTGGAGACATGCGCCTGCGGGTAG